From the Tigriopus californicus strain San Diego chromosome 4, Tcal_SD_v2.1, whole genome shotgun sequence genome, the window TCATGCGTACAAAACTTTGCCAAGAATTCCGAGCACGCAAGTCGCACTTGTTTCGGTTgctgtttgctcaaataattAAGAGCTCTGCGAAAAACCGACTAGCTTCCGAAAATACTCGAAAATACGTTTTTGTGTGGAACATCATCCCTTGGAAGACTGCTCACCTCTGTAGTCGATCCACCTCTCTTCGCCTTTGGAAATGCTCAATTGGCTGGTATCTTCCCCGCCACTAAGCACACTCTTCCGACTGGGTGCCTTCGAGGAACGACGGGTTTTAGAGCCCGCTCCGGGGGGCGGGGTTTCTGGCGCTTTCTGAGGTATACCATCCGGACGGCCAGTCTTGATGCCTTTGATTTGAGCAAGTCTGCGACATACGTACAGTAAACAGAGGATTGGTTGGTTTTAGGTCAGTCATTCAgtctttgaaatgttaaaacaCTGCTACCCTAATTGGTTTCTTTGGATTTCAACGAACTGTTTGGGTCTTTTTTTATGTCTGACTTTGGCCTCTTTTTATCCTCTCTCGATGAATGCTTTTACAAGTAATCCCTATCTCGCAGTTAAGGGATATTTTCAGATTTGGTTGCTTTGACAATGGGCTTCTTTTGATCCGTCATGTAACATAGATAACGACTCAAGTTCAATTGACTGGGACTGCACAGTAATTTACGATTGATCACATTTtatttggatccatttaaaaaacaaataacaaaagGAAATGCAGCTGCAGTTAAGAAGTTGacctttcttttcaatgacgTACGATCTCCAGAGGAAAAACAGACTACTTCAAAGATCTGGAAATGAAGCTTCGTTTCCGGGCGATGAAACCCAACATCAAAGTAAGTTCTTTGAAGAATGCTAAGGAGGACATCACATTTACTAGATCTAAAGTGCTCATTAAGGCACGTTTTCGTTTAGTTGGTCAAAGTGATATGAATTTGGCAAATGCTAAAAAAGGttcaacaaaattattttgttggTGCAGTGGTATGATGAAATTNNNNNNNNNNNNNNNNNNNNNNNNNNNNNNNNNNNNAAAAAAGGttcaacaaaattattttgttggTGCAGTGGTATGATGAAATTGTCTTGCAGTATCATATCAAAACCTGAGGAAGTTCTTCCCATTTTCTAATTCTTGAAACAGGGGAGTGCAATTGGAAAGTCAAGGATGACACTCCGAATCGATTTGCTCGTCTGTTTTCAGTCAATACGCCATTAAAACTGATTCTCCAATGGGTTTGGATTCGAGCTCACCTAAAGTATTCTTCAAGCATTTCATGAATATCCTCCTCATTGATGTCATCTTTGGAGCCCATGAGTTGCTTGATTAGCGTCTCAGGGATCATGCCCACATCCTCTTTATCGAACGATCTGAAACATGTTCAATATTGGCCTTCACTCAAAACtgtccaaattcaaaaccCGCTTGGGAAACTTACGCAAACATTTCCACCAGGGTCTCTTCATCGGGTTCCGAGGCTTGTTGCATGGATATCAATTTGAGAAACTCGTTGAATGAGACACTGTAATGGCTTTTATCCACGGACACGGAGGTGGCCAAAAGACGAGCTTGCTCCTCTATTGAAGGAACAAAGCATAGGGGACATTAGTATTTCTCTCCGTTCCCTCCATCATTTCAGAGGCAATAAGAGGTACGTAGGTGGAGCAATCATGG encodes:
- the LOC131878752 gene encoding caltractin-like (The sequence of the model RefSeq protein was modified relative to this genomic sequence to represent the inferred CDS: added 38 bases not found in genome assembly), translated to MARELAKSSSNLNDIVYSGRPRNEEPHVKKTTKKKSEKIEYIVRVDLDELKIDDEEFDDLQSLYQLFDLDKDGILNFKEYEKLLRCLGYRLGEEQARLLATSVSVDKSHYSVSFNEFLKLISMQQASEPDEETLVEMFASFDKEDVGMIPETLIKQLMGSKDDINEEDIHEMLEEYFRLAQIKGIKTGRPDGIPQKAPETPPPGAGSKTRRSSKAPSRKSVLSGGEDTSQLSISKGEERWIDYREFAAMLQQ